The Streptomyces sp. NBC_01689 genome includes a window with the following:
- the leuA gene encoding 2-isopropylmalate synthase, which translates to MPNFQQSTSMPIHKYGTYEQVDIPDRTWPDQRVTVAPRWLSTDLRDGNQALIDPMSPARKREMFDLLVRMGYKEIEVGFPASGQTDFDFVRSIIEDETAIPDDVTISVLTQAREDLIERTVESLVGARRATVHLYNATAPVFRRVVFRGSKEQIKQIAVDGTRLVMEYAEKLLDERTTFGYQYSPEIFTDTELDFALEVCEAVMDVWQPGPGREIILNLPATVERSTPSTHADRFEWMSRNLSRREHVCLSVHPHNDRGTAVAAAELALMAGADRIEGCLFGQGERTGNVDLVTLGMNLFSQGVDPQIDFSDIDEVRRTAEYCNQMEVHARHPYVGDLVYTSFSGSHQDAIKKGFDAMEADAAAQGVTVDDIEWAVPYLPIDPKDVGRSYEAVIRVNSQSGKGGIAYVLKNDHKLDLPRRMQIEFSKIIQAKTDAEGGEVTPKDIWGIFQDEYLPNPENAWGRIQVKTGQTTTDRDGIDSLTVEASVDGTDTVLTGTGNGPISAFFDALQSIGVDVRLLDYQEHTMSEGASAQAASYIECAIGDKVLWGIGIDANTTRASLKAVVSAVNRAAR; encoded by the coding sequence ATGCCGAACTTTCAGCAGTCCACCTCCATGCCGATCCACAAGTACGGCACGTACGAGCAGGTGGACATCCCTGACCGCACCTGGCCGGACCAGCGCGTCACCGTCGCCCCGCGCTGGCTGTCGACAGACCTGCGGGACGGCAACCAGGCGCTGATCGACCCGATGTCCCCGGCCCGCAAGCGCGAGATGTTCGACCTGCTGGTGCGGATGGGCTACAAGGAGATCGAGGTCGGTTTCCCGGCCTCCGGCCAGACGGACTTCGACTTCGTCCGCTCGATCATCGAGGACGAGACGGCCATCCCGGACGATGTCACGATCTCCGTACTGACCCAGGCCCGCGAGGACCTGATCGAGCGCACGGTGGAGTCCCTGGTGGGCGCCCGGCGCGCCACGGTCCACCTGTACAACGCGACCGCCCCCGTCTTCCGCCGGGTCGTCTTCCGCGGCTCCAAGGAGCAGATCAAGCAGATCGCGGTCGACGGCACCCGGCTGGTCATGGAGTACGCCGAGAAGCTGCTCGACGAGCGCACCACCTTCGGCTACCAGTACAGCCCCGAGATCTTCACCGACACCGAGCTGGACTTCGCCCTGGAGGTCTGCGAGGCCGTCATGGACGTCTGGCAGCCCGGCCCCGGCCGGGAGATCATCCTGAACCTGCCCGCCACCGTGGAGCGCTCGACCCCCTCGACGCACGCGGACCGCTTCGAGTGGATGAGCCGCAACCTCTCCCGCCGCGAGCACGTCTGCCTGTCCGTCCACCCGCACAACGACCGCGGCACGGCCGTCGCCGCCGCCGAGCTGGCCCTGATGGCCGGCGCCGACCGCATCGAGGGCTGCCTGTTCGGCCAGGGCGAGCGCACCGGCAACGTCGACCTGGTCACCCTGGGCATGAACCTGTTCTCGCAGGGCGTCGACCCGCAGATCGACTTCTCGGACATCGACGAGGTCCGCCGCACCGCCGAGTACTGCAACCAGATGGAGGTGCACGCCCGGCACCCGTACGTCGGCGACCTCGTCTACACCTCCTTCTCCGGCTCCCACCAGGACGCCATCAAGAAGGGCTTCGACGCCATGGAGGCCGACGCGGCCGCGCAGGGCGTCACCGTCGACGACATCGAATGGGCCGTCCCGTACCTGCCGATCGACCCGAAGGACGTCGGCCGCAGCTACGAGGCCGTCATCCGGGTCAACTCGCAGTCCGGCAAGGGCGGTATCGCCTACGTCCTCAAGAACGACCACAAGCTGGACCTGCCGCGCCGGATGCAGATCGAGTTCTCGAAGATCATCCAGGCCAAGACGGACGCCGAGGGCGGCGAGGTCACCCCGAAGGACATCTGGGGGATCTTCCAGGACGAGTACCTGCCGAACCCCGAGAACGCGTGGGGCCGCATCCAGGTCAAGACCGGCCAGACCACGACCGACCGCGACGGCATCGACTCGCTGACCGTCGAGGCCTCGGTGGACGGCACGGACACCGTCCTGACCGGTACCGGCAACGGCCCGATCTCCGCGTTCTTCGACGCCCTGCAGTCCATCGGCGTCGACGTACGCCTGCTGGACTACCAGGAGCACACGATGAGCGAGGGCGCGTCCGCGCAGGCCGCCTCCTACATCGAGTGCGCGATCGGTGACAAGGTCCTGTGGGGAATCGGGATCGACGCGAATACGACACGAGCCTCGCTGAAGGCCGTGGTCTCCGCCGTCAACCGCGCGGCCCGCTGA
- a CDS encoding TerB family tellurite resistance protein, with amino-acid sequence MLPGWGRNGRAVQVPRILGTRTAWTTMGDGEFFCPGCGGDRNYQRLTGRRRFTLLGVPVLPRGETGPVVECAACRRHYGADVLDHPTTTRFSAMLRDAVHTVALAVLAAGGTCSRTSLETAAVAVRSAGFDDCTEDQLAALVEALAADTGRLFGEPCGAGLAIELHEALDPLAPHLAAAGRESILLQGARIALADGPYTPAERDVLSTVGGALTIREDEVTRLLVAARTPS; translated from the coding sequence GTGCTGCCAGGGTGGGGACGAAACGGTCGTGCAGTTCAGGTTCCCCGCATCCTGGGCACCCGTACGGCGTGGACCACCATGGGGGACGGCGAGTTCTTCTGCCCCGGCTGCGGAGGCGACCGCAACTACCAGCGCCTCACCGGGCGCCGCCGCTTCACCCTCCTCGGCGTGCCGGTCCTGCCGCGCGGTGAGACCGGTCCCGTCGTCGAGTGCGCCGCCTGCCGCCGCCACTACGGCGCGGACGTCCTCGACCACCCCACCACCACCCGCTTCTCGGCGATGCTCCGCGACGCCGTGCACACCGTCGCGCTCGCCGTGCTCGCCGCGGGCGGCACCTGTTCCCGTACGTCCCTGGAGACCGCCGCCGTCGCGGTGCGCTCGGCCGGGTTCGACGACTGCACCGAGGACCAGCTCGCCGCCCTCGTGGAGGCCCTCGCCGCCGACACGGGCCGGCTCTTCGGGGAACCTTGCGGGGCGGGGCTCGCGATAGAGCTCCACGAGGCGCTGGACCCGCTCGCGCCGCACCTCGCCGCGGCCGGCCGCGAGTCGATCCTGCTCCAGGGGGCCCGGATCGCCCTGGCCGACGGACCGTACACGCCCGCCGAGCGGGACGTGCTGTCCACCGTCGGCGGCGCGCTGACGATCCGCGAGGACGAGGTGACGCGGCTCCTCGTCGCGGCACGCACCCCTTCGTAG
- a CDS encoding sialidase family protein: MRRSLAVALTVGLLAAPTGAGIASAATRSGSPCTVSVPYTAGRDGYGTFRIPAVVRTAAGTVLAFAEGRHDGAGDTGDIDVVLRRSADGGCTWGPLTVVAAGHGNTRGNPAPVVDPRSGRVVLLTCFNGGGVTEARIMRGEAAPGLGRRVFVQTSADDGRHFSVPREITGAVKRPGWRWYATGPGHAIALRHGPHAGRLVVPADHSAAPPAGSADTGREARYYGGHALYSDDGGRDWRLGFVDDSYDGRLNVNESGVAELPDGRLYFTARDQNGSASPGGHRLDAYSADGGRTLSRPYAVQPGLNEVPVVQGGVLQPPGRRAPLLFSGPSGHRARRVMALWGSGDAGRTFTRLLTLSSLPAAYSDLVPLGGGRAGILYETGERGPYTRIEFHRVTLPRPQG; encoded by the coding sequence CTGAGACGCAGCCTCGCCGTCGCGCTGACCGTGGGCCTGCTCGCCGCTCCCACCGGTGCCGGCATCGCCTCCGCGGCCACCCGTTCCGGGTCCCCGTGCACCGTCTCCGTCCCCTACACCGCGGGCCGGGACGGCTACGGCACCTTCCGCATCCCGGCCGTCGTCCGGACCGCCGCGGGCACGGTCCTCGCCTTCGCCGAGGGCCGGCACGACGGCGCGGGCGACACGGGGGACATCGACGTCGTCCTCAGACGGTCCGCCGACGGAGGCTGTACGTGGGGACCGCTGACGGTCGTCGCGGCCGGCCACGGGAACACCCGGGGCAACCCGGCCCCCGTCGTGGACCCCCGCAGCGGCCGCGTCGTCCTGCTCACCTGCTTCAACGGCGGTGGGGTGACCGAGGCGCGGATCATGCGGGGCGAGGCCGCGCCGGGGCTCGGCCGCCGTGTCTTCGTCCAGACGAGCGCGGACGACGGCCGCCACTTCTCCGTCCCCCGGGAGATCACCGGGGCGGTGAAGCGGCCGGGGTGGCGGTGGTACGCCACGGGGCCCGGACACGCGATCGCCCTGCGGCACGGCCCGCACGCCGGGCGGCTGGTGGTCCCCGCCGACCACTCCGCCGCGCCGCCGGCCGGCTCCGCCGACACCGGGCGGGAGGCCCGGTACTACGGCGGACACGCCCTCTACAGCGACGACGGAGGGCGGGACTGGCGGCTCGGGTTCGTCGACGACTCCTACGACGGACGGCTCAACGTCAACGAGAGCGGTGTGGCCGAACTGCCCGACGGGCGGCTGTACTTCACCGCTCGGGACCAGAACGGCTCCGCGAGTCCGGGCGGCCACCGGCTCGACGCGTACTCCGCCGACGGCGGACGGACGCTGTCCCGGCCGTACGCCGTCCAGCCGGGACTGAACGAGGTGCCGGTGGTCCAGGGCGGTGTCCTGCAGCCGCCCGGCCGGCGCGCGCCCCTGCTTTTCTCCGGGCCCTCCGGACACCGGGCGCGGCGGGTGATGGCCCTGTGGGGCAGTGGCGACGCGGGGCGCACGTTCACCAGGCTGCTGACCCTGTCCTCGCTTCCGGCCGCGTACTCGGATCTCGTGCCGCTCGGGGGCGGACGGGCCGGGATCCTCTACGAGACGGGCGAGAGGGGCCCGTACACCCGCATCGAGTTCCACCGCGTCACCCTCCCGCGACCGCAGGGCTGA
- a CDS encoding dihydrodipicolinate synthase family protein — MPIPAPLTGVVPPVCTPLTPDREVDLPSLVRLVDHLVDAGVDGLFVLGSSSEAAYLTDTQRRLVVETVKGHLGGRLPLLAGVIDMTTPRVLDHVASVTAAGADAVVATAPFYARTHPAEIARHYRLIAARSSVPVFAYDLPVSVHTKLDAELVLELAADGTLAGLKDSSGDLGGFRAVVTGARTRPGVTGFSVLTGSELVVDSALALGADGAVPGLANVDPHGYVRIARFCREGDWERARAEQERLCALFGMVGVGDAGRMGSGSAALGAFKAALYLRGVISCPVTAEPQVPLSDAEVERVGKYLATAGLL; from the coding sequence ATGCCGATCCCCGCCCCGCTGACCGGTGTCGTACCGCCCGTCTGCACGCCCCTGACACCGGACCGCGAGGTGGATCTGCCCTCGCTCGTCCGGCTCGTGGACCATCTGGTGGACGCCGGGGTCGACGGGCTGTTCGTGCTCGGCTCGTCCTCGGAGGCGGCCTATCTGACGGACACGCAGCGACGGCTGGTGGTGGAGACGGTGAAGGGGCATCTCGGCGGCCGGCTTCCCCTGCTGGCCGGGGTCATCGACATGACGACCCCCAGGGTGCTCGACCATGTCGCGTCGGTCACCGCGGCGGGCGCGGACGCGGTCGTGGCCACGGCGCCGTTCTACGCCCGTACCCATCCGGCGGAGATCGCCCGGCACTACCGCCTGATCGCCGCGCGCTCGTCCGTGCCCGTCTTCGCCTACGACCTGCCGGTCTCCGTCCACACCAAGCTGGACGCGGAGCTGGTGCTCGAACTGGCCGCGGACGGGACGCTGGCGGGGCTCAAGGACTCCAGCGGCGACCTGGGCGGTTTCCGCGCGGTGGTGACGGGTGCGCGGACCCGTCCGGGCGTCACCGGATTCAGCGTCCTCACCGGTTCCGAACTCGTGGTCGACTCGGCGCTCGCGCTGGGGGCGGACGGGGCGGTGCCGGGGCTCGCCAACGTGGATCCGCACGGGTACGTACGGATCGCCCGGTTCTGCCGGGAGGGGGACTGGGAGCGGGCGCGGGCCGAACAGGAGCGGTTGTGCGCGTTGTTCGGGATGGTGGGGGTCGGTGACGCCGGGCGGATGGGGAGCGGGTCGGCCGCGCTCGGCGCGTTCAAGGCGGCGCTGTACCTGCGGGGGGTGATCTCCTGTCCGGTGACGGCGGAGCCGCAGGTGCCGCTGTCCGACGCGGAGGTGGAGCGGGTGGGCAAGTACCTGGCGACGGCCGGGCTTCTCTAG
- a CDS encoding oligopeptide/dipeptide ABC transporter ATP-binding protein codes for MTALVRLADTHVVHRARSGGPFARDRVYALTGVDLAVAPGETVGVVGESGCGKSTLAKVLVGVQRPTSGTVTFGGRDLWSMKAAERRSAVGGSTGMIFQDPSTALNRRLTVRRILRDPLDVHRRGTPAGRELRVRELMALVGLPRALAEALPGQLSGGQRQRVAIARALALDPDLVVADEPTSALDVSVRAQILNLLLDLRERLGLALVFVSHDIQTVRRMSDRVVTMYLGRIVEESPAAEVTGHARHPYTRALFSATPGLLAPIDPIPLAGPVPSATRPPSGCPFRTRCWKADAECANVMPGFTAASAPGHRFRCHHPVEEGESTRDLVAQAVAVSPPVAGIPAQHHQHQP; via the coding sequence ATGACCGCACTCGTCCGGCTCGCGGACACCCACGTCGTGCACCGCGCCCGCAGCGGCGGTCCGTTCGCCCGCGACCGGGTGTACGCCCTGACCGGCGTCGATCTCGCCGTCGCGCCCGGCGAGACGGTCGGGGTCGTCGGTGAGTCCGGCTGCGGCAAGTCGACGCTCGCGAAGGTGCTGGTGGGCGTCCAGCGGCCGACGTCCGGCACGGTGACGTTCGGGGGCCGCGACCTGTGGTCGATGAAGGCCGCCGAACGGCGGTCGGCCGTCGGCGGCAGCACGGGCATGATCTTCCAGGACCCCTCGACGGCGCTGAACCGCCGCCTGACCGTACGGCGGATCCTGCGCGATCCGCTGGACGTGCACCGGCGCGGCACACCGGCCGGACGCGAGCTGCGGGTGCGGGAGTTGATGGCCTTGGTGGGCCTGCCCCGGGCTCTCGCGGAGGCCCTGCCGGGACAGCTCTCCGGCGGCCAGCGCCAGCGGGTGGCGATCGCGCGCGCCCTGGCGCTGGACCCGGACCTGGTGGTCGCCGACGAGCCGACGAGCGCGCTGGACGTGTCGGTCCGCGCCCAGATCCTCAACCTCCTGCTGGATCTCAGGGAACGCCTCGGGCTCGCCCTGGTGTTCGTCTCGCACGACATCCAGACGGTGCGCAGGATGAGCGACCGGGTGGTCACGATGTACCTCGGCCGGATCGTGGAGGAGTCCCCGGCCGCCGAGGTCACCGGCCATGCCCGGCACCCGTACACCCGGGCCCTCTTCTCGGCCACCCCGGGTCTGCTGGCGCCGATCGACCCGATCCCCCTGGCGGGCCCGGTGCCCTCGGCCACCCGTCCGCCGTCCGGCTGCCCCTTCCGCACCCGCTGCTGGAAGGCGGACGCCGAGTGCGCGAACGTGATGCCGGGCTTCACGGCCGCGTCGGCCCCCGGACACCGCTTCCGGTGCCACCATCCTGTGGAGGAGGGCGAGTCGACGCGCGACCTGGTGGCACAGGCCGTGGCGGTCTCTCCTCCCGTGGCCGGCATCCCGGCCCAGCATCACCAGCATCAGCCCTAG
- a CDS encoding dipeptide/oligopeptide/nickel ABC transporter permease/ATP-binding protein: MITTRKSLAAVLSRPGIRLRRLPVLSRIAVCFLALVVLLALFAPLLAPHDPLDQQPRTDGSGHPSAAHWMGQDSLGRDLLSRLMYGARWSLAIGLGATVLALVVGALLGAVAATSRKAVDETLMRCLDVVMAFPGIALAAVLVAVFGGGIAVLICAIAFLFTPPVARVVRANVLDQYGEDYVTAERVIGARTPHIVLRHVAVNCAAPVLVFCTVQVAEAIVFEASLSFIGAGVRPPDPSWGSVIADGKNMVLTGGWWATVFPGLLMLVTVLSLNILSEGVSDAWAAPPTREVESAGDRLETPEPGSGTVLELPGLAEAAARLRSRARPLPTGPPVLRVEDLSVGFPARHGGVDIVDGIGFEVRPGEVLGVVGESGCGKSLTALAVMGLEPPGARVRGRILFDGRQLAGEPMRVRRRLLGHEMAMVYQDALSSLNPAMTIRAQLRQVVRRGGRRSPAALLALVGLDAERTLPSYPHELSGGQRQRVLIAMALSRDPRVIVADEPTTALDVTVQAQIITLLLRLREELGFALVLVSHDLALVADVTDRVVVMYGGRIVETGVTADLVRSPAHPYTRGLLGSVLSLESAAARLTQIKGVVPSPAGFPAGCRFADRCPSATEVCRTTRPGLLGTTAHTAACHHPAVELTTTESETVS, from the coding sequence ATGATCACCACGCGCAAGAGTCTCGCGGCCGTCCTGTCCCGCCCCGGCATCCGGCTGCGCCGGCTCCCCGTCCTGTCCCGGATCGCCGTCTGCTTCCTGGCGCTCGTCGTCCTGCTCGCCCTGTTCGCCCCGCTGCTCGCCCCGCACGACCCGCTCGACCAGCAGCCGCGGACCGACGGCAGCGGGCATCCCTCGGCCGCCCACTGGATGGGCCAGGACAGCCTCGGCCGGGACCTCCTGAGCCGGCTGATGTACGGCGCCCGCTGGTCCCTCGCGATCGGGCTCGGCGCCACCGTGCTGGCCCTGGTCGTCGGCGCGCTCCTCGGCGCGGTCGCGGCGACCTCCCGCAAGGCGGTCGACGAGACCCTGATGCGCTGTCTCGACGTGGTGATGGCGTTTCCCGGCATCGCGCTGGCCGCCGTCCTGGTCGCGGTCTTCGGCGGCGGCATCGCGGTCCTGATCTGCGCGATCGCGTTCCTGTTCACCCCGCCGGTGGCCAGGGTCGTCCGGGCGAACGTGCTCGACCAGTACGGCGAGGACTACGTGACGGCCGAGCGGGTCATCGGCGCCCGCACACCCCACATCGTGCTGCGGCACGTGGCCGTCAACTGCGCGGCTCCCGTCCTCGTGTTCTGCACGGTCCAGGTCGCGGAGGCCATCGTCTTCGAGGCGTCGCTGTCCTTCATCGGCGCGGGCGTCCGGCCGCCGGACCCCTCCTGGGGCAGTGTCATCGCGGACGGCAAGAACATGGTGCTGACCGGCGGCTGGTGGGCGACGGTCTTCCCCGGCCTGCTGATGCTCGTCACCGTGCTGTCCCTGAACATCCTCTCCGAGGGGGTGTCCGACGCGTGGGCGGCGCCGCCCACGCGGGAGGTGGAGAGCGCCGGGGACCGGCTGGAGACCCCCGAACCGGGCAGCGGGACGGTCCTCGAACTGCCCGGTCTCGCGGAGGCCGCGGCCCGGCTGCGCTCCCGGGCCCGTCCCCTGCCCACCGGCCCGCCGGTGCTCCGCGTCGAGGACCTCTCCGTCGGCTTCCCCGCCCGGCACGGCGGCGTGGACATCGTCGACGGCATCGGTTTCGAGGTGCGCCCCGGTGAGGTCCTCGGCGTGGTCGGGGAGTCGGGGTGCGGGAAGTCGCTGACGGCGCTCGCCGTGATGGGCCTGGAGCCGCCCGGAGCCAGGGTGCGCGGCCGGATCCTCTTCGACGGGAGGCAGCTGGCGGGCGAGCCGATGCGGGTGCGGCGACGGCTCCTGGGCCACGAGATGGCGATGGTCTACCAGGACGCGCTGTCGTCGCTGAACCCCGCCATGACGATCCGGGCACAGCTGAGGCAGGTGGTGCGCAGGGGCGGCCGGCGCTCCCCCGCCGCGTTGCTGGCGCTGGTCGGCCTCGACGCGGAGCGCACCCTGCCCAGTTACCCCCACGAACTCTCCGGCGGCCAGCGCCAGCGCGTCCTGATCGCGATGGCCCTCTCCCGGGACCCCCGGGTGATCGTCGCGGACGAACCGACGACCGCCCTCGACGTCACCGTCCAGGCGCAGATCATCACGCTGCTGCTGCGGCTGCGCGAGGAACTGGGCTTCGCCCTGGTCCTGGTCTCGCACGATCTGGCCCTCGTCGCGGACGTCACGGACCGGGTGGTGGTGATGTACGGCGGCCGGATCGTGGAGACGGGCGTGACGGCGGACCTGGTCCGGTCTCCCGCCCACCCCTACACGCGCGGTCTGCTGGGCAGTGTCCTGTCCCTGGAGTCGGCGGCCGCGCGGCTGACCCAGATCAAGGGGGTCGTGCCCTCCCCCGCCGGCTTCCCGGCGGGCTGCCGGTTCGCCGACCGCTGTCCGTCGGCGACCGAGGTGTGCCGGACGACGAGACCCGGGCTGCTGGGCACCACGGCGCACACGGCGGCGTGCCATCACCCGGCGGTGGAGCTGACGACCACGGAGAGCGAGACCGTCTCATGA
- a CDS encoding ABC transporter permease, whose translation MTAVVRILARRIALLVPLLLGIVLFVFLVMRFSDVDPASAFFQGASPTPRQLHDFRERNGLLDPLPVRYVHFVGDLLHGDLGTSALTRAPVVDQVTTALPLTLQLTFLGLGIAVVLALLGGVTAALHRDRLPDQIIRVVSLTGVAAPGFWLALLMIQYLAVDRGWFPAGGYVNPGDSPGGWLRTMTLPALALSLPVAAQLTRVVRTAVVEELDKDYVRTAVGSGLPPLVVVGRNVLRNALINPLTVLGLRVGYLLGGAVVIETIFSLPGMGKLMIDAVQNGDPAVVQGVVLTTAAGFVVVNLLIDILYLLVNPRLRDAAR comes from the coding sequence ATGACGGCCGTCGTCCGCATCCTGGCCCGCCGGATCGCCCTGCTCGTCCCGCTGCTGCTCGGCATCGTGCTCTTCGTCTTCCTGGTGATGCGCTTCTCGGACGTCGACCCGGCCTCCGCGTTCTTCCAGGGCGCCAGCCCCACACCGCGGCAGCTGCACGACTTCCGGGAGCGCAACGGCCTGCTCGACCCCCTCCCCGTCCGCTACGTCCACTTCGTCGGCGACCTGCTCCACGGCGACCTGGGCACCAGTGCGCTGACCCGGGCACCGGTCGTCGACCAGGTCACCACCGCGCTGCCGCTCACCCTCCAGCTGACCTTCCTGGGCCTGGGCATCGCGGTGGTGCTCGCGCTGCTCGGCGGGGTCACCGCCGCCCTCCACCGCGACCGGCTGCCCGACCAGATCATCCGGGTCGTGTCGCTGACCGGTGTCGCCGCACCGGGATTCTGGCTCGCGCTGCTGATGATCCAGTACCTGGCCGTGGACCGGGGCTGGTTCCCGGCCGGCGGATACGTCAACCCCGGTGACTCACCGGGCGGCTGGCTGCGGACCATGACCCTGCCGGCCCTCGCGCTGTCGCTGCCGGTCGCCGCGCAGCTCACCCGGGTCGTCCGTACGGCCGTGGTCGAGGAACTGGACAAGGACTACGTGCGCACGGCGGTCGGCAGCGGGCTGCCGCCGCTGGTCGTGGTCGGACGGAACGTGCTCCGCAACGCGCTGATCAACCCCCTGACCGTGCTGGGTCTGCGGGTCGGCTATCTGCTGGGCGGCGCGGTCGTCATCGAGACGATCTTCTCGCTGCCCGGGATGGGGAAGCTGATGATCGACGCCGTGCAGAACGGCGACCCGGCCGTCGTCCAGGGCGTCGTCCTGACCACGGCCGCCGGCTTCGTGGTCGTGAACCTCCTCATCGACATCCTGTATCTGCTGGTCAACCCCCGCCTGAGGGACGCCGCCCGATGA
- a CDS encoding ABC transporter substrate-binding protein: MRDVTDLPAPHRRSFLKYTGALGAAAALSSSLAACSSGPQSTNDTGGGKGGKDATLTAVIGYGNDGSWDPTQTASAFSMAANQHIYEGLIDTDPISREPYAALATEVPSDLTGTTWRFTLRAGATFHDGRPVTADDVVFVFDRILDPKTQTLAKGFFESWLKEVRRIDASTVELILKFPFPDGLSRLTLAKIMPRHVFSLPGAWDDAIKGKAVGSGPYRQTAHHPKSNTTFEAFAGYNGPRPPAFKRMNWLTIVDAAPRVARISGADAGAQIADNIPYANIEQLGKSGLSVRGGAGMNNLFLMFNTRHKPFDDVRVRQALHYAVDTGKMVEVALRGHGRPSSSFLNEGNPAYRSAKTVYTYDPEKAKKLLKAAGVTGLRIEVLAVNVSWIVDCLPTLKASWDAIGVETTLAPQETTAVFTKMDQKQDYQVVAAASNPNQFGLDADLIMHYNYGPRNLWMQYARWADDPVARQLFKDMDRATREPDPDRKKAMIQDYVDVVAEQAVLYPVVHNELMTAWDPRRLSGIRAQPYPGINLLQATWA; this comes from the coding sequence GTGCGCGACGTGACCGACCTCCCGGCGCCGCACCGCCGGTCGTTCCTGAAGTACACGGGCGCGCTCGGCGCGGCCGCCGCCCTCTCCTCGTCGCTGGCCGCGTGTTCGTCCGGCCCGCAGTCCACCAACGACACCGGCGGCGGGAAGGGCGGCAAGGACGCCACGCTCACCGCGGTCATCGGCTACGGGAACGACGGCAGCTGGGACCCGACCCAGACCGCGTCCGCCTTCTCCATGGCCGCCAACCAGCACATCTACGAGGGTCTGATCGACACCGACCCGATCTCGCGGGAGCCCTACGCGGCGCTGGCCACCGAGGTCCCCTCCGACCTCACCGGCACCACGTGGCGGTTCACGCTGCGGGCCGGGGCGACCTTCCACGACGGCCGACCCGTCACCGCCGACGACGTGGTCTTCGTCTTCGACCGGATTCTCGACCCGAAGACCCAGACCCTCGCCAAGGGGTTCTTCGAGAGCTGGCTGAAGGAGGTCCGCCGGATCGACGCCTCGACGGTCGAGCTGATCCTCAAGTTCCCTTTCCCGGACGGCCTTTCCCGGCTCACCCTGGCGAAGATCATGCCGCGGCACGTCTTCTCCCTGCCGGGCGCCTGGGACGACGCGATCAAGGGCAAGGCCGTCGGCTCCGGGCCGTACCGGCAGACCGCGCACCACCCCAAGTCGAACACCACCTTCGAGGCCTTCGCCGGCTACAACGGCCCCCGGCCGCCCGCCTTCAAGCGGATGAACTGGCTGACGATCGTGGACGCCGCGCCGCGCGTCGCACGGATCTCGGGCGCCGACGCCGGCGCGCAGATCGCGGACAACATCCCGTACGCCAACATCGAGCAGCTCGGGAAAAGCGGCCTGAGCGTCCGGGGAGGCGCCGGGATGAACAACCTCTTCCTGATGTTCAACACCCGGCACAAGCCCTTCGACGACGTACGGGTGCGTCAGGCGCTGCACTACGCCGTCGACACCGGCAAGATGGTCGAGGTCGCCCTCAGGGGGCACGGCAGGCCGTCGAGTTCGTTCCTCAACGAGGGCAATCCCGCCTACCGGTCCGCGAAGACCGTGTACACGTACGACCCCGAGAAGGCGAAGAAGCTCCTGAAGGCCGCCGGGGTCACGGGGCTCAGGATCGAGGTCCTGGCGGTCAACGTCAGCTGGATCGTGGACTGTCTGCCGACCCTCAAGGCGTCCTGGGACGCGATCGGCGTCGAGACCACGCTCGCGCCGCAGGAGACGACGGCCGTGTTCACCAAGATGGACCAGAAACAGGACTACCAGGTCGTCGCCGCCGCCTCGAACCCCAACCAGTTCGGACTCGACGCCGACCTGATCATGCACTACAACTACGGCCCGCGGAACCTCTGGATGCAGTACGCCCGTTGGGCCGACGACCCGGTCGCCCGGCAGCTCTTCAAGGACATGGACCGGGCGACGCGCGAGCCCGACCCCGACCGGAAGAAGGCGATGATCCAGGACTACGTCGACGTCGTCGCCGAACAGGCCGTGCTCTACCCGGTGGTCCACAACGAGCTGATGACGGCCTGGGACCCCCGCAGGCTCTCCGGGATCAGGGCCCAGCCCTACCCCGGGATCAACCTCCTCCAGGCCACATGGGCATGA